A stretch of the Sulfurimonas sp. HSL3-1 genome encodes the following:
- a CDS encoding sugar transferase, which yields MREDSARLVLMLFDAAGVYVSIVLAYVFVWWLEEDLNAVPGDLSHYTDKLIVYILVILTFITLKLYRYRRDFWDETRLILKGLILSFFMVLSVLALNKSVADYSDGIIILSYVFMSFVLPSTKFVLKRYWNVFGLWPKKASVISGNSKIGDIIFGNRYLGYVKTSPAHSDVVFMDTSGNAKDHIEARLSKLVRQKKKIIFIPLLNSFDYTRAGIVNVFNARTNMIVLENALQKRSNIILKNSSDVVMSILLLPLLVPVFALIAFLIKREEPKGSVFFKQERLGKNGRTFVCYKFRSMREDGDKVLEQYLQTHPEEVENYQVYHKYENDPRITKIGAFLRRTSLDELPQIINVLRSEMSLIGPRPYMLNEKAKIGADIDLVLAVKPGISGLWQVSGRSDVDFHSRVAMDVYYTRNWRLWMDFVIFFKTIKTVLVREGAS from the coding sequence ATGAGAGAGGATTCTGCGCGTCTGGTATTGATGCTTTTTGATGCCGCAGGGGTCTACGTCAGTATTGTGCTTGCTTATGTCTTTGTCTGGTGGTTAGAAGAGGATTTAAATGCTGTCCCTGGGGATCTCAGCCACTATACGGATAAATTGATCGTCTACATCCTGGTGATTTTGACATTCATCACGTTAAAACTCTACCGTTATCGCCGTGACTTTTGGGACGAAACCCGCCTCATTCTCAAAGGGCTCATTTTGTCGTTTTTCATGGTCCTCTCTGTGCTGGCGCTGAACAAATCGGTAGCGGACTATTCGGACGGGATTATTATCCTCTCCTACGTCTTCATGAGCTTCGTGCTTCCCTCGACCAAGTTTGTTTTGAAACGCTACTGGAACGTTTTCGGTCTGTGGCCGAAAAAAGCCTCTGTCATTTCGGGCAATTCGAAGATTGGGGACATCATCTTCGGGAACCGCTATCTTGGGTATGTCAAAACAAGTCCGGCGCACTCGGATGTCGTTTTTATGGATACCTCCGGTAATGCGAAAGATCACATCGAAGCACGCCTCTCCAAACTGGTGCGTCAGAAAAAGAAGATCATTTTTATCCCGCTGCTTAACAGTTTCGACTACACGCGTGCGGGGATCGTCAATGTCTTCAACGCCCGCACCAATATGATCGTTTTGGAAAACGCGCTGCAGAAACGTTCGAACATTATTTTGAAGAACAGCTCCGACGTTGTCATGAGCATTCTGCTGCTGCCGCTGCTTGTTCCGGTTTTTGCGCTGATCGCCTTTTTGATCAAGCGGGAGGAGCCGAAGGGGAGCGTCTTCTTCAAACAAGAGCGGCTGGGCAAGAACGGCCGGACGTTTGTCTGCTATAAGTTCCGCTCCATGCGTGAAGACGGGGACAAGGTCCTAGAACAGTATCTGCAGACGCATCCTGAAGAGGTCGAGAATTACCAGGTCTACCACAAATACGAGAATGACCCCCGCATTACGAAGATCGGGGCATTTCTGCGCCGTACCTCGCTGGACGAACTTCCGCAGATCATCAATGTGCTCCGCAGCGAGATGTCGCTCATAGGCCCGCGGCCCTATATGCTTAACGAAAAAGCGAAGATCGGCGCCGATATCGATCTGGTCCTTGCGGTCAAGCCGGGGATCTCCGGTCTTTGGCAGGTCAGCGGCCGCAGTGACGTCGATTTTCACTCCCGCGTAGCGATGGACGTCTACTATACACGGAACTGGCGATTGTGGATGGACTTTGTCATCTTCTTCAAAACGATCAAGACCGTACTTGTCCGTGAGGGTGCAAGCTAG
- a CDS encoding GDP-mannose 4,6-dehydratase, with protein MTKKALITGFTGQVGSQMADFLLEKTDYDVVGMMRWQEPMENIYHLTEQINNKERISVYYADLNDYAAMARMLKDIRPDVIFHLAAQSFPKTSFNIPIETLQTNIIGTANLLENIRQLKENEDYDPVVHVCSSSEVYGRAKPGEALAEDTKFHGASPYSISKIGTDYLGQFYGEAYGIKTYVTRMGTHTGPRRSDVFFESTVAKQIALIEAGLQEPIVKVGNLASVRTFQDARDAVRAYYLLSLESEIGNVPCGEAFNIAGEEAYKLPEVIDVLLSFSTRDDIEVQTDTDRLRPIDADYQMFDNTKIRSFIDWKPEIPTKKMFEDLLNHWRDEIKSGRVPLSR; from the coding sequence ATGACAAAAAAAGCATTGATTACTGGGTTTACAGGGCAGGTCGGCTCACAAATGGCAGATTTTCTTTTGGAAAAGACAGATTATGACGTTGTTGGAATGATGCGTTGGCAAGAGCCTATGGAAAATATATATCATCTGACGGAACAAATCAATAATAAAGAGCGTATAAGTGTATATTACGCTGATTTGAATGATTATGCTGCAATGGCAAGAATGCTGAAGGATATTCGTCCAGATGTTATCTTCCATTTGGCGGCTCAATCTTTCCCAAAAACTTCGTTTAACATCCCAATTGAAACCCTCCAAACCAATATTATCGGCACGGCAAATCTATTGGAAAATATACGTCAGTTGAAAGAAAATGAGGATTATGATCCAGTTGTACACGTTTGTTCGTCTAGTGAAGTATATGGTAGAGCTAAACCCGGTGAAGCTTTAGCCGAGGATACAAAGTTTCACGGGGCAAGTCCTTATAGCATTAGTAAAATCGGAACGGATTATTTAGGGCAGTTTTATGGTGAAGCTTATGGCATCAAGACTTATGTGACGCGGATGGGGACCCATACCGGACCAAGACGTAGCGATGTGTTTTTTGAAAGTACGGTTGCGAAACAGATCGCTCTTATTGAAGCGGGCCTTCAGGAGCCCATTGTGAAAGTAGGCAATTTGGCTAGTGTCAGAACATTTCAGGATGCGCGCGATGCAGTAAGGGCCTATTATTTGCTGTCGTTGGAAAGTGAAATAGGGAACGTACCTTGCGGAGAAGCTTTCAATATCGCAGGAGAGGAAGCATATAAGTTGCCCGAAGTTATTGATGTCCTTCTGAGTTTCAGCACAAGAGATGACATAGAGGTTCAGACTGATACAGACCGATTACGGCCGATTGATGCTGACTATCAGATGTTTGATAATACAAAAATTAGATCATTTATCGATTGGAAGCCTGAGATCCCTACAAAAAAAATGTTTGAAGACTTGCTCAATCATTGGCGGGATGAGATCAAAAGCGGTCGTGTCCCTTTGAGCCGCTAA
- the hddC gene encoding D-glycero-D-manno-heptose 1-phosphate guanosyltransferase, with the protein MEAIVLAGGLGTRLRSVVSELPKPMAPVGGKPFLEYIFQYLKKNGIERIVLSVGYKWESIRDYFGEEYEGMALIYSVEDEPLGTGGAIKKAFESVKSENVFIINGDTFFDVPLQTLNDQLNPDSKLLLSLKRMHRFDRYGCVESDSTGKVTAFTEKGYRESGNINGGVYLASADLFESFDLDEKFSFEAFMEEYFDALGVRAVVFDGYFIDIGIPEDYSRAEDELKEHV; encoded by the coding sequence ATGGAAGCCATTGTTCTAGCCGGCGGTCTCGGTACACGCCTTAGGAGTGTAGTGAGCGAGCTGCCGAAACCCATGGCCCCCGTGGGCGGCAAGCCTTTTCTGGAGTATATTTTTCAGTATTTAAAGAAAAACGGCATTGAGCGTATCGTCCTTTCGGTCGGTTACAAGTGGGAGAGCATTAGGGACTATTTTGGCGAGGAATATGAGGGCATGGCTCTTATTTACAGTGTTGAAGACGAGCCACTTGGAACCGGCGGCGCGATTAAAAAGGCATTCGAGTCTGTCAAAAGCGAAAACGTATTTATCATTAACGGCGATACTTTTTTCGACGTCCCACTCCAAACGCTGAATGACCAATTAAACCCAGATAGCAAACTACTTCTGTCGTTGAAAAGAATGCACCGTTTTGACCGTTACGGCTGCGTCGAAAGTGACAGCACCGGAAAAGTGACGGCTTTTACGGAAAAAGGCTACCGTGAAAGCGGCAATATCAACGGCGGGGTATATCTTGCATCTGCGGATCTTTTTGAGAGCTTTGATCTGGACGAGAAATTCTCGTTTGAAGCTTTTATGGAAGAGTACTTCGATGCGTTAGGTGTCCGTGCCGTGGTTTTTGACGGTTACTTTATTGATATCGGTATCCCGGAGGACTACTCCCGGGCAGAAGACGAGCTGAAAGAGCACGTGTGA
- the gmhB gene encoding D-glycero-beta-D-manno-heptose 1,7-bisphosphate 7-phosphatase — protein sequence MRKALFLDRDGVINKEKNYLYKIEDFEFIDGLFETCRTFQEKGYLIIVITNQAGIARGKYTEDDYQQLTRWMIERFADEGVTINAVYHCPHHPDFSGECSCRKPEPGMLEEAKAAFDIDMVSSVLVGDKESDIEAGLQAGIGVNILVKSGHKIDEEATKARYVLQSIKELTFLE from the coding sequence GTGAGAAAAGCACTTTTTCTTGATCGTGACGGTGTAATCAACAAGGAAAAAAATTACCTCTACAAGATAGAGGATTTTGAATTCATTGACGGTCTCTTTGAAACCTGCCGCACTTTCCAGGAAAAAGGGTATCTCATTATCGTTATTACGAATCAGGCGGGGATTGCGCGGGGGAAATACACCGAAGATGATTATCAGCAATTGACTCGATGGATGATTGAGCGTTTTGCAGATGAAGGGGTTACAATAAATGCTGTTTACCATTGTCCCCATCATCCGGATTTTTCAGGTGAATGCAGTTGTCGTAAACCGGAGCCTGGCATGTTGGAAGAAGCGAAAGCAGCCTTTGACATTGACATGGTATCTTCAGTTTTGGTGGGGGATAAAGAGAGTGACATTGAAGCTGGATTGCAAGCTGGCATAGGCGTAAATATATTAGTTAAGAGTGGACATAAGATTGATGAAGAAGCGACGAAAGCTCGTTATGTGCTGCAAAGTATTAAAGAGCTTACTTTCCTAGAATGA
- a CDS encoding glycoside hydrolase family 5 protein produces MLFGNTETKQEIRTTRSVHWPFPDRARGFNTTHEYLTPSIITKLHDWNVNVLRINIGSGKRKENRSFQKPKNDYEPVLKKIDSILPYCRQNKLGLIISLDDDPWRREKNNWSREGIRRYKNRLLEIWGMIAAKYALEPAILAYDVYNEPQYKRADSNVWNEEVMQSVIEKIRNHDKKISIIIEPGPWAFPESLESMKVFEDPNIIYSVHMYAPREYTHQGIRDLKALKGKLSYPGWLQMFSTSLPRYWDKELLIKYVREARRFQEKYNVRIFVSEFGVVRWAPGSAKWVKDSIEIFEQYGWDWCFHSYGAWNGFNPSFDPEDRVSLLSDGNKTTETLKVLLHYFKKNQLN; encoded by the coding sequence ATGCTGTTCGGTAATACAGAAACAAAACAAGAGATCCGAACAACGAGGAGTGTGCACTGGCCATTTCCTGATAGAGCCAGGGGCTTTAATACTACACATGAATATTTGACACCATCCATTATTACTAAGTTACATGATTGGAATGTGAATGTATTGCGTATTAATATTGGCTCAGGTAAGCGAAAGGAAAATCGGTCTTTTCAAAAACCTAAAAATGATTATGAACCTGTATTAAAAAAAATAGATTCAATCTTACCATATTGTCGTCAAAATAAATTGGGTTTGATTATTAGTTTAGATGATGATCCGTGGAGACGAGAAAAAAATAACTGGTCAAGAGAAGGCATAAGGAGATATAAAAATCGTCTTTTGGAAATCTGGGGAATGATTGCCGCCAAGTATGCTTTAGAACCGGCAATTCTAGCATATGATGTTTATAATGAACCACAATATAAGAGGGCAGATTCGAATGTCTGGAATGAAGAAGTCATGCAAAGTGTTATTGAGAAGATCCGTAATCATGATAAAAAAATTTCTATTATAATTGAACCAGGCCCATGGGCTTTCCCCGAATCATTAGAATCAATGAAAGTGTTTGAAGATCCAAATATTATATATAGCGTTCATATGTATGCTCCAAGGGAATATACGCATCAGGGCATACGTGACCTGAAAGCACTCAAAGGGAAACTGTCTTATCCTGGTTGGCTTCAAATGTTCAGTACAAGTTTGCCAAGATATTGGGATAAAGAATTATTAATAAAGTATGTGAGAGAGGCCCGTCGATTTCAAGAAAAATACAATGTTAGAATTTTCGTTAGTGAGTTCGGTGTGGTACGTTGGGCACCTGGAAGTGCAAAATGGGTAAAAGATAGTATTGAAATATTTGAGCAGTATGGGTGGGATTGGTGTTTCCATAGTTACGGTGCATGGAATGGTTTTAATCCATCTTTTGATCCTGAAGATCGAGTGTCATTATTATCTGATGGGAATAAAACGACAGAAACATTAAAAGTTTTGCTACATTATTTCAAAAAAAACCAATTAAATTGA
- a CDS encoding DUF1972 domain-containing protein, translated as MRIGLIGCRGIPNYYGGFEQFAEYLSVGLVEAGHEVVVYNSHTHPYQESEYKGVEIRHIYDPENRIGTAGQFVYDFLSIRDSRKQNFDIILQLGYTSSTVFSWYFPKNAVLITNMDGLEWSRSKYSKKVQKFLQYAESLGVRHSDHLIADSLGIQEYLKSKYGAESTYIPYGAHVVKNFDEQALGEFNLEKYQYNMLIARLEPENNIEMILEGIAASSVQIPFLVVGKHETSFGEYLKGKFSDSRIRFVGAVYDMEKLNTLRGFSNLYFHGHSVGGTNPSLLEAMASNALICANDNKFNSTILEEDAFYFSSSKDVTKFAESIRKEDYGTFLANNVKKIETIYTWPNIVDSYEELFKGLLANK; from the coding sequence ATGCGAATAGGACTCATAGGTTGCCGAGGAATTCCAAACTATTATGGAGGGTTTGAACAATTTGCCGAGTATTTATCAGTGGGTCTTGTAGAGGCCGGCCATGAGGTAGTTGTGTACAACTCGCACACGCACCCATACCAGGAATCAGAGTATAAGGGTGTTGAAATAAGACATATCTACGATCCGGAGAACAGGATCGGCACAGCGGGTCAATTTGTATATGACTTTTTAAGCATTCGGGATTCAAGGAAACAAAACTTCGACATCATCTTACAGCTGGGGTATACGAGCAGCACAGTTTTTTCCTGGTATTTTCCAAAAAACGCAGTGTTGATTACCAATATGGATGGACTGGAATGGAGCCGATCGAAATACAGCAAGAAAGTCCAAAAGTTTTTGCAGTATGCCGAGTCCCTTGGTGTCAGGCATAGTGACCATCTGATTGCAGACTCTCTAGGGATTCAAGAGTATTTAAAAAGTAAATATGGGGCTGAATCGACCTATATCCCTTATGGGGCACATGTTGTGAAAAATTTTGATGAGCAGGCTCTCGGGGAATTTAATTTGGAGAAATATCAGTACAACATGCTGATAGCCCGGTTGGAACCGGAAAACAATATTGAAATGATACTTGAGGGTATTGCGGCGTCATCAGTACAGATCCCTTTTCTCGTTGTCGGCAAACATGAGACAAGTTTCGGTGAGTATCTGAAAGGAAAGTTTTCTGATTCACGCATTCGCTTTGTAGGAGCGGTGTATGATATGGAAAAACTGAACACATTGCGCGGTTTTTCAAATCTTTATTTTCATGGGCATTCAGTCGGTGGTACGAATCCTTCGTTACTTGAAGCGATGGCTTCAAATGCATTGATTTGCGCAAATGACAATAAGTTCAACTCAACAATTTTGGAAGAAGATGCATTCTATTTTTCATCTTCCAAGGATGTGACTAAATTTGCGGAATCAATCAGAAAAGAAGATTATGGGACATTCTTGGCAAACAATGTGAAGAAAATTGAGACGATATATACATGGCCTAATATTGTAGATAGTTATGAAGAACTCTTTAAAGGGTTACTGGCCAACAAGTAA
- a CDS encoding dehydrogenase, with protein sequence MIIRSKAPLRLGLAGGGTDVSPYCDEFGGVVLNATIDMYAYCTIEVCDEEKIVFEAADRNERVEYKATSSLPIDGLLDLHKGVYNRVIRDFNDNQPLSFNMTTYSDAPAGSGLGSSSTMVVVILKAFVEWLNLPLGEYDIAQLAYDIERKDIGLSGGKQDQYAATFGGFNFMEFYEKDRVIVNPLRVKNWIIDELESSMVLFFTGASRESAKIIDEQKKNAETKQEKSIQAMHELKADAYIMKEAVLKGDISKFAETLGKSWEAKKRTAVSISNSHIDKIYSAALEAGAYAGKVSGAGGGGFMMFVVNPVKRLQVIEKLNAYDGGRVMNFHFVTEGTKGWKIL encoded by the coding sequence ATGATAATAAGATCAAAAGCACCGCTTAGGTTGGGATTAGCAGGCGGAGGGACGGATGTCAGTCCCTACTGTGACGAGTTTGGCGGGGTGGTGCTCAATGCGACAATTGATATGTATGCCTACTGTACCATCGAGGTCTGTGATGAGGAGAAGATTGTTTTTGAGGCTGCAGATCGGAATGAAAGAGTTGAATACAAGGCGACAAGTTCTCTTCCTATTGACGGCTTGCTTGATCTGCACAAAGGTGTTTATAACCGGGTAATACGGGACTTCAATGACAACCAACCGCTCTCTTTCAATATGACGACATATTCAGATGCGCCAGCAGGAAGTGGACTTGGGTCATCATCTACGATGGTAGTGGTAATCCTCAAAGCTTTTGTAGAGTGGCTCAACCTTCCTTTGGGTGAGTATGATATTGCCCAACTGGCTTACGACATTGAGCGAAAAGATATAGGTCTTAGTGGTGGAAAGCAGGATCAATATGCCGCTACATTCGGCGGATTTAACTTTATGGAGTTTTATGAAAAAGACAGGGTCATCGTTAATCCGTTGCGTGTAAAGAACTGGATTATTGATGAGCTGGAGTCGTCGATGGTACTCTTTTTTACTGGTGCTTCGCGCGAGTCGGCTAAAATCATCGATGAGCAGAAAAAAAATGCCGAAACAAAACAGGAGAAATCCATCCAAGCCATGCATGAGCTCAAAGCGGATGCCTATATTATGAAAGAGGCTGTCCTAAAGGGTGATATATCCAAATTCGCTGAAACACTCGGTAAATCATGGGAAGCTAAGAAACGGACGGCAGTTTCGATATCGAACAGTCATATTGATAAGATATACTCCGCAGCGCTTGAGGCAGGTGCATACGCAGGGAAGGTGTCGGGTGCAGGCGGTGGTGGCTTTATGATGTTTGTCGTAAATCCGGTCAAGCGACTCCAGGTTATTGAGAAGCTCAATGCCTATGACGGCGGAAGAGTGATGAATTTTCACTTTGTAACAGAGGGAACGAAAGGATGGAAAATACTGTAA
- a CDS encoding YjbH domain-containing protein produces MRKQQKSNKRVIALSVWLCPLVLFGSDLTHSLSMQGYTGIINTPNAQVMNEGDITLSFNNQFDNHQRNYDYEQDYRYQEDYIFGSGLLPFFELQGRLSEARGFHRDLSGNVKVQLPFPLLHPYLPNVALGYQDIGSSVNFYGNKYVVMDKELWFVRLSLGYGVSDIEGNGAKISQRMDGIFGGAEVRTFDWFYLLGEYDGRERHAGVRIETPRSWSDRVKFNSIVAANLSDDNSISLAFNLVFSLYEHERYTPDSVEREGSAAVLVTEESVPTAAPDLPAVEELTASIERKQTEPPRPLGDLAPRLSDAGLENVTVATKGDTLYIAYENSVYEWNELDALGIVIGTASHYAGRYSRFVVEPLKSRVRVTAFHGSLVAAAAFFKTPSYTTKTVFTDSLFESHPIDKAGYVVVTDTENGTLFKPRLALSPKLSTFVGTEAGVFDYQLLLRLTGTTTLFKGLDFGIQYDEPVANSEELDPGGMFWRYYDNGGIYKTELSYSFNLFGVLNSLSAGQYVYDYAGAMDQLMYTVGRHTLQLKGGYFLNMTDGFEDDKKTLFIAGYSYHYVPWDFFLKVQGGRYWYQDIGFDVTLKRFFGDTAVSLGYLQSRPQSVPLHQAEEVNHYVALAVEIPLALRKSPVDSRYLQLKGVNSWQYGLRTTVARSDGKNWIVPGSGSVLGSIFEGEPYFRNRNRLSAEYLKYHLERMLNAYEKYAGQE; encoded by the coding sequence ATGCGGAAACAACAGAAAAGCAATAAAAGGGTCATCGCCCTTAGTGTATGGTTATGCCCGCTTGTGCTTTTCGGCAGTGATCTGACGCATTCGCTCTCCATGCAGGGCTACACGGGGATTATCAATACCCCCAACGCCCAGGTTATGAACGAAGGCGATATTACGCTCTCTTTTAATAACCAGTTCGACAACCATCAGCGCAACTATGATTATGAGCAGGACTACCGTTACCAGGAAGATTACATCTTTGGCAGCGGGCTGCTCCCCTTTTTTGAGCTCCAGGGGCGTCTCTCCGAAGCCAGGGGGTTTCACCGCGACCTCTCGGGCAATGTAAAAGTGCAGCTGCCGTTTCCGCTGCTTCACCCCTATCTTCCCAATGTCGCGCTGGGGTATCAGGATATCGGGAGTTCCGTCAATTTTTACGGCAACAAGTACGTCGTCATGGACAAGGAACTCTGGTTTGTCCGTCTGTCGCTTGGCTACGGGGTCAGTGATATTGAAGGGAATGGAGCCAAGATCAGCCAGCGTATGGACGGTATTTTCGGCGGGGCCGAGGTGCGTACCTTCGACTGGTTTTACCTGCTGGGGGAGTATGACGGCAGGGAAAGGCATGCCGGCGTCCGCATTGAGACCCCCCGGTCGTGGAGCGACAGGGTAAAGTTCAACAGCATTGTGGCTGCCAACCTCTCCGATGACAACAGCATTAGTTTGGCCTTTAACCTTGTCTTTTCACTCTACGAGCATGAGCGGTACACCCCTGACAGCGTAGAGAGAGAGGGGAGTGCTGCTGTTCTGGTGACGGAGGAGAGCGTACCTACCGCTGCTCCCGACCTGCCTGCAGTGGAAGAGCTGACAGCCAGTATAGAGCGCAAGCAGACAGAACCGCCGCGCCCGTTGGGCGACCTCGCGCCGCGGTTGTCGGATGCCGGGCTGGAGAATGTGACGGTTGCGACCAAGGGCGATACGCTCTACATTGCTTACGAGAACAGTGTCTACGAGTGGAATGAGCTTGATGCCCTCGGCATTGTTATTGGCACTGCCTCTCATTATGCCGGACGCTATAGCCGCTTCGTTGTCGAACCCCTCAAGAGCAGGGTGCGGGTGACGGCATTTCACGGTTCCCTTGTTGCCGCCGCGGCGTTCTTCAAGACTCCCTCTTACACGACGAAAACAGTGTTTACGGATTCGCTCTTTGAATCGCACCCGATCGACAAAGCAGGGTATGTGGTGGTTACGGACACGGAAAACGGGACGCTATTCAAGCCGCGTCTCGCTTTGAGCCCAAAACTCTCCACCTTTGTCGGCACCGAAGCGGGGGTCTTTGACTACCAGCTCTTGTTGCGTCTGACCGGGACAACGACTCTTTTTAAAGGCCTTGATTTCGGCATCCAGTACGACGAGCCTGTTGCCAACTCGGAGGAACTTGACCCCGGCGGCATGTTTTGGCGCTACTACGACAACGGCGGTATCTACAAAACGGAACTCAGTTATAGCTTCAATCTGTTCGGGGTGCTTAACAGCCTCAGTGCGGGGCAGTATGTCTACGACTACGCGGGGGCGATGGATCAGCTCATGTATACGGTCGGGCGCCATACGCTGCAGCTCAAAGGAGGCTACTTCCTCAATATGACGGATGGTTTCGAGGACGATAAAAAGACACTTTTTATTGCCGGCTACAGCTACCATTATGTCCCCTGGGACTTCTTTTTGAAGGTGCAGGGGGGACGCTACTGGTACCAGGACATCGGTTTCGACGTAACGCTGAAGCGCTTTTTCGGCGATACGGCGGTCTCGCTGGGCTACCTGCAGAGCCGTCCGCAGAGTGTGCCCCTTCACCAGGCCGAAGAAGTGAATCACTATGTTGCCCTCGCCGTCGAGATCCCTTTGGCACTGCGCAAGAGCCCTGTGGACAGTCGTTACCTCCAGCTAAAAGGGGTCAACAGCTGGCAATACGGTCTGCGCACGACTGTGGCTCGCTCCGATGGGAAAAATTGGATCGTTCCCGGCAGCGGCAGCGTGTTGGGGAGTATTTTCGAAGGTGAGCCTTATTTTCGCAACCGCAACCGGCTCAGTGCCGAATACCTGAAGTACCATCTAGAAAGAATGCTGAACGCCTATGAAAAGTATGCTGGGCAAGAGTAA
- a CDS encoding NAD-dependent epimerase/dehydratase family protein, whose translation MNLIIGRNGLIASELIRRGGYTFTTSMINEEGFFLDLYAPESFDYQQINSETKVIFLAAISSPDKCENDFENAYSVNVTGTKYFIEKVLENGGKVLFFSSDVIYGNTTDPVNEDAPTHPFGEYAKMKDEVEKAFAGKDNFKVFRLSYVLSQGDKYLQYLQNCLKESKTAEVFHPFYRKIVFMEDVLDAIEAILQKWDAFPNQKFNICGNENVSRKDIADYFNEAVGNNLKYVLIEPDENFWMARPKNIELVSLYLEQLLGRKPIKIREAVHNIVKGKKIA comes from the coding sequence TTGAATCTTATCATTGGAAGAAACGGTCTTATAGCTAGTGAGTTGATTCGGCGGGGCGGGTATACATTTACTACTTCGATGATAAATGAAGAAGGTTTTTTTTTAGATTTGTATGCTCCTGAGTCTTTTGATTATCAACAGATCAACAGTGAGACAAAAGTTATTTTTCTTGCAGCTATTTCTTCTCCGGATAAATGTGAGAATGATTTTGAAAACGCATACAGTGTCAATGTGACTGGTACTAAATATTTCATTGAAAAAGTACTTGAAAATGGGGGGAAAGTATTATTTTTCTCTAGCGATGTCATTTACGGCAATACAACAGACCCGGTTAATGAAGATGCTCCTACACACCCCTTTGGTGAATATGCAAAGATGAAAGATGAAGTTGAAAAAGCTTTCGCGGGTAAAGATAATTTCAAAGTATTTCGATTGTCATACGTACTATCGCAGGGTGATAAATATTTGCAATACCTTCAAAACTGTCTGAAAGAGAGTAAAACAGCCGAGGTGTTTCATCCATTCTATCGGAAAATAGTATTCATGGAGGACGTTTTGGACGCCATTGAGGCAATATTGCAGAAATGGGATGCATTCCCAAATCAAAAGTTCAATATCTGTGGGAATGAAAACGTGTCGAGGAAAGATATCGCAGACTATTTCAATGAAGCAGTAGGCAATAATTTGAAATATGTATTAATTGAACCGGATGAGAATTTTTGGATGGCAAGACCAAAAAATATCGAGCTCGTGTCACTATATCTTGAACAACTTTTGGGTAGAAAACCAATCAAGATACGTGAAGCGGTACACAATATAGTAAAAGGAAAAAAAATAGCATGA
- a CDS encoding D-sedoheptulose 7-phosphate isomerase, giving the protein MENTVMQTFIDNQIDKSYKIKKAILEDRELSDLIREVSAKCIAVYKNGNKTLIAGNGGSAADAQHIAGEFVSKFYFDRPGLASIALTTDTSILTAIGNDYGYEKLFSRQVQANSVEGDMFIGISTSGNSQNVVEALKTCKEKGIVTVGLTGENGGEMAELCDYCIKVPSNETPRVQEAHILIGHIICSVVEEELFGKGFEA; this is encoded by the coding sequence ATGGAAAATACTGTAATGCAAACATTTATTGATAATCAGATTGACAAGTCGTACAAGATCAAGAAGGCGATCTTGGAAGATAGAGAACTGAGTGACTTGATACGTGAAGTATCGGCGAAGTGCATAGCGGTCTACAAAAACGGCAATAAGACACTGATTGCGGGCAACGGCGGCAGCGCGGCAGATGCGCAGCATATTGCGGGGGAGTTCGTGAGCAAGTTCTACTTTGACCGGCCGGGACTCGCATCGATCGCGTTGACAACGGATACTTCCATTTTGACTGCGATCGGGAACGATTACGGGTATGAAAAACTCTTTTCACGCCAGGTGCAGGCGAACAGTGTCGAAGGTGATATGTTTATCGGCATTTCAACCAGCGGTAATTCGCAGAATGTTGTAGAAGCGCTGAAAACCTGCAAAGAAAAAGGGATTGTGACCGTTGGCCTGACGGGTGAAAATGGCGGAGAGATGGCGGAGCTTTGCGATTACTGCATTAAGGTACCTTCGAATGAAACGCCGCGTGTTCAGGAAGCGCATATCCTTATTGGGCATATCATTTGTTCCGTGGTCGAAGAGGAATTGTTCGGCAAAGGCTTCGAGGCGTAA